The Desmodus rotundus isolate HL8 chromosome 3, HLdesRot8A.1, whole genome shotgun sequence genome includes a region encoding these proteins:
- the MGP gene encoding matrix Gla protein translates to MKSLLLLSILAALAMAALCYESHESMESYEISPFINRRYANTFISPQQRWRAKVQERIRERTKPVQEFNREACDDIRLCEHYARVLGYNAAYNRYFRQPRGGK, encoded by the exons ATGAAGAGCCTGCTGCTTCTCTCCATTCTGGCTGCCCTGGCCATGGCCGCTTTGTGTTACG AATCTCATGAAAGCATGGAATCCTATGAAATCA gtCCCTTCATTAACAGGAGATATGCTAACACCTTTATATCCCCGCAGCAGAGATGGAGAGCTAAAGTCCAAGAGAG GATCCGAGAACGCACCAAGCCTGTCCAAGAGTTCAACCGAGAAGCCTGTGATGACATTAGACTTTGCGAACACTACGCCAGGGTTCTGGGCTACAACGCTGCCTACAATCGCTATTTCCGGCAGCCCCGGGGGGGCAAATAA